The DNA segment TACCCTTGATTTCCCAATATCATCAGGATCTGCAGTTGTAGGAATAAAATGCGACGCAGATTGGAATGCAGAGGTTCTTGATACATCATGGGTTAATATATCTAACCATGCCGGTTATGGATATGCAGACAAATGGTCTTATATAAAAGTAGCAGTATCTCGAAATGCAACAACAAAACGTTCAACTCAACTGATAATTAGTTCAGGTAATTTATCTAAAGTCGTAAAAATAAACCAAAATGGAGCAACTATGGATTCAGGAGATCCTTTTGAAAGTGCATACTCGCTTGTAAGTAACATCAAACTTGGTTATAATTTAGGTAATACACTTGATGCAAATCCTGATATTAACCAGTCATGGTTTAATCCAAAAACGGTGTACGATTGGGAAACATCATGGGGACAGCCAATAACAACACAGGCAATGATCGATGCGATAACAACTAAAGGATTTAATATTATTCGTGTTCCTGTAACATGGTATCCACATATTGATACAGATGGCAATGTAGATGAGGCTTGGATGAACCGCGTTGAAGATGTTGTAAAGTATGTCTTAAAATCAGGTGCATATTGTATATTGAATGTTCAACATGATTGCGGAGCAAAGGATGCGAGTCGTAAAGATGACGCAGGGTGGCTCGTGTGTGATGCCAACAGATATAGTGCTATAAGTACAAGGTTAAAATCACTTTGGAAACAGATTGCAACTCGTTTTAAAGATTATGATGAAAAACTGATTTTCGAGGCCTTTAATGAAATCCTTGATTCGAAATACGAGTGGGGTGATCCTACAGATGCAAATGCTTGCATGATAGTGAATAAGCTAGAGCAGGATTTTGTTGATGCAGTAAGAGCTACAGGTAGTAAAAATGAATATAGAAATCTTGTTTGTAATCCATATGGTGCGGGTAGTACTATTCCTAAATTGAAAGGTTTTGCTGTTCCAAACGATAAGCATCCTAATCATATAGTAGCTTCTATTCATTCTTATGATCCTTATAACTTCTGCAATGATGCAGGCACAAATAATATTTCAGTATTTGATTCATCCTGTGAAAAAGAAGTCTCAGATGTTATAACACGTACCTCTAATCGTTTTGATGATCTTGGCATTCCATTCTTTTTTGGAGAGTTCGGAGCAATAGACGAAAAAAAGAGCATGAGTGAACGTATTAAATACGCAAAATATGCGATTACTCAGATGCGCGCAAAAGATACAACAGGC comes from the Xylanibacter oryzae DSM 17970 genome and includes:
- a CDS encoding cellulase family glycosylhydrolase, with product MKIRSVFSIILILLEAMTIQSCSTSNDTVTASELDVYKDSVSINTLDFPISSGSAVVGIKCDADWNAEVLDTSWVNISNHAGYGYADKWSYIKVAVSRNATTKRSTQLIISSGNLSKVVKINQNGATMDSGDPFESAYSLVSNIKLGYNLGNTLDANPDINQSWFNPKTVYDWETSWGQPITTQAMIDAITTKGFNIIRVPVTWYPHIDTDGNVDEAWMNRVEDVVKYVLKSGAYCILNVQHDCGAKDASRKDDAGWLVCDANRYSAISTRLKSLWKQIATRFKDYDEKLIFEAFNEILDSKYEWGDPTDANACMIVNKLEQDFVDAVRATGSKNEYRNLVCNPYGAGSTIPKLKGFAVPNDKHPNHIVASIHSYDPYNFCNDAGTNNISVFDSSCEKEVSDVITRTSNRFDDLGIPFFFGEFGAIDEKKSMSERIKYAKYAITQMRAKDTTGLWWMGLYDRNKNTWYESEIVDALLGVSSK